CAGGCCGGGCGGCGGTACACCGTGCCGTCGTTCGCGATCCATGTATTGCCGGGGGGCGCAACGGGGCCGGTCGCACTCCACACGCCATCGCTTTCCTTCGTCGCAACGGTGCCGCCCGGTGCCGAGGGCATGGCGGTGTTCTTCCCGACGAGCGGTCTGAGCGTCAGCCAGAAGATCGAACCGTCGCCGTCGCATCTTCAGGTGGGCGACACCATCACCCGCACGATTACCCAGCGGGCCACGGCGACCGAAGCGATCCTGATTCCACCCGCGCCGTTGGTGGACGTGGACGGGCTCCAGCGGTATATGCGTCCCGCGCAGACGTCCGACGACCTGCAAGGCAGTCGCGGTCTCGTTGCCGGCGTGCGCACGGACTCGGCGATGTACGTCGTCAACCGGTCCGGCCATATCGAGTTGCCTGCCATCGAGATCGAATGGTGGAACACCAAGGCGCAGCGACGTGAACACGTCACGTTGCCAGCGATTTCACTGAGTGCCCGAGGGGCCCGTGAAACGCCGTTGTTCGAGATTCCCGTCGATGCCGTCGGCCGTGCGGCGCATCGCGTGATTGTGCTGGATCGTTCCGACTTGTGGATCGCAGGTGCAGGCCTCGCCCTCGTGTTCGCTCTCGTGTGGATCGGCCCCCGGCTGCTGGGCGCGGCACGCCGTGCGCGGCGACGCGCTGCCGTCTGGCGGCGGACGATGACGACCGGGGAACCGCATGCGTGGCGCCAGTTGAAGCGTGCCGCGCGAGGCACGTCATGGCCCGCGTTCGTGGAGGCGCTATACGCCTGGCTGGATCGCCGGGCCGCAGCGCCGGGCGGGCTGACGATGGACGGCTCGCAGGACATGGCGGCACTTCGTAGCGCCGTGTATGCGCGGTATGCGCCCGACGCGTCGCATGAGGCCCCCGTCGATCCGCAGCTCGCGCAGCGATTGAAAGTCGTCCGTACACAAATGATCCGCGCGTCGCGCCGGTCGTCCCAAGCAGACGATCTGCCGCCGTTGTACGCCCCGGTGCCGCCGCACCGCCCCAGCCGTCGCTCTCCCAGTTGACGAGGAGCTCCGATGCCACGTACTTCCCCCCACTTCGACGATGTCACGCTGGGCGTTCTGCACGCAGCGGCCCGACGCGCCAACGCAGCGCATCGCGAGTCGAACACGGCATTTCTCGATCAGTTCATTCGCGACGCCACCGGCGCAACGCATCGTCTGCACAGCGCACAAACCTACCTGCGCGTGTTGGCGGGTGCGGGCATCGAGCGTCTGCCCAGCGCAGGCACGGTGCAGCGGGCGATTACGCGAGCACGGCTCGGCGCGGGCGGCATTCCGCCTGCGGGCGATGCAATGTCTTTCGGCATGCGTGCCGCAGAGCAGCAGACGCTGGCGCAGCACGTCGCGCGAGTCATGGCGCTGCTCAGCCCGGACGGGAGCGGGCGTCCGGTGATCGATCCGCCGGCGGACGCCCCGTTCGACGCGATGGATGCGTACCGGCGGTTGCAGCGTCTCGAAGGAGAAAATCGCGCGTTGCGCGTGCGCGCGGAGGAGCTCACCGCCATGCTGATGGCGGCGCGTGTGGCATTAGCCGAAGCGCTGAGCCGTCACGGGCACCGTGAAAGAGGGGAGATGGGGAGTGGCGGGCGCGTGTCCGACGCGCCCGGTGCCGAGCCTCCGGGCGCGAGGGGCCAACCCGACAACCCCGACAAGCCGGGCACGTCGCGTTACGACTGACCGGCGGGTTCGGGGCCGGTGTCGGCAAAGGCGGCGGCGCGTGCGTCGAACGCCGAGGTCGACCGTTGGGGCCGTCGAATGATGCGTAGTTCGCCGTCACCGTCGGGCGATGTCGTTCGAACCTGATGAATTTCCGTCATTCCGGCTTTCCCGAGGCCGCTGCGCACGACGTATCTGGCGAGGCCCGTTCGTACCAATGCTTCGAACGGTTCACGACACGAACGACGACAAGCATCAGCGGGACTTCGACCAGCACGCCGACGACTGTCGCCAATGCTGCCCCGGAGGAGAGTGTCTGCTTGGGACTGTTTGTTGCATATGCAATCGTCAAGTGGCATCATGCCTATCGATTGAATTGCAAATGCAATCGTGTGTGGCGCCAAGGCCTTAACGGTGCGTTTGCGCCTCTTCGACAACACGACGATTGGACTATCGCAATGACAATTCAGCTCTATGGATTCTGGCGTTCGAACGCTGCGTTTCGCGTGAAGGTTGCGCTTGCCTTGAAGAAGCGCCCGTTTGAGGAGATCGAGGTCGACATTCTCGCGGGACGCCAATTCGACACCGATTATGCGAATGTCAACGCCGAGCGCGTGGTGCCGACCCTGGTTCACGACGGCCACCGGGTCTTTCAGTCGATGGCGATTATGGAGTATCTGGGCGAGGTGTTTCCCGAGCCGCGACTGATGCCGCAGACCGCGCGTGAGCGCGCGTATGTCCGTGCGGTCGCGCAAGTACACGTGGCGGATTCGCATCCGTTTGTCGTGCCGCGTGTTCGCAAGCATCTGGCGCAAACGTTCGGCGTAGGCACGGATGCCATCGAGACCTGGTGCGCGCATTGGGGGAGGGAAGGGCTGGCGACATACGAGCGGATGCTGATGGCGCGCCCGGCCGCGCCGTTCGTTGTCGGCGCGACACCTACGCTTGCGGAAATTTGCATCGCCGGTCAGAAGATCATTGCCGATCTGTATCAGGTCGACATGGACGAATTTCCCCGGGTGGCCGAATTGACGAAGCGTTGCTTCGAGATGCCGGAATTTGCCGAAGCGCATCCGATCCGGCAACCGGGGTATCGCACCGTGGCGATTTAGGCTTCGGCGGCGGCGGGGGCGGGGGCGTCGGTGGTGAAGAAACGCTCACGCATTTCTTCGAGTCCCAGTGACGCCAGAACGCTTTCCAGACGTTCGGCGGGCCGACGGCGCGGCAGATCCTTGTATTGGGCGATGATGAGTTCGTTCTTCATCGAATGCTCCCAGCCCACCAGTTCGGTCACGTTGACCTGATAGCCGTGGGCTTCGAGCTGGAGGCAGCGCAGCACGTTGGTAACCTGACTGCCGAATTCGCGCGTGTGCAACGGGTGACGCCAGATTTCCGTCAACGGATTGCCCGCCAGCTGCTGACCCTTATGTTTGCGCAGCACGGCGGCGACTTCGGCCTGGCAGCACGGCACGAGGACGATGTGACGGGCCTGCTTGGCCAGCGCAAAGCGGATGGCGTCGTCCGTTGCGGTATTGCAGGCATGGAGTGCCGTGACGACATCAACCGTTTCGGGCAATGCCGGGGAGGTGATCGAATCGGCCACGGACAGGTTCAGGAACGACATGCCGGGAAAGCCGAGGCGTCGCGCCAGCGCCGTGGAGGTCTTGACGAGTTCCTCGCGGGTTTCGATGCCGAAGATATGCGAATCGTCCGCCAGTGCCTTGAAGAACAGATCGTAGAGGATGAAGCCCAGATAGGACTTTCCGGCACCGTGATCGACGAGCGTCACGCGCTGGTTGTCGTTCTTGACTTCCTGGAGAAGCGGTTCGATGAACTGAAACAGGTGATAAACCTGCTTGAGTTTTCGCCGACTGTCCTGATTCATCTTGCCGTCGCGCGTCAGGATATGGAGTTCCTTGAGCAGTTCGATGGACTGGCCGGGACGGATTTCGTGGGTATTCGACATGGGAAACTGAATAAGCTGCGGGGGGCAATGCCTCCCGGAAACCGACAGTTTACCGAAAATGCAGCGCATGCTCCCGATGTCACCGATCATGGCGCTATCGGGCGCCTCCGGCCGGTAACGGCGCATGGGCGATGGGGCGCGGATGCACCGCTGACGAGATTTCTGAAGTCAGCGGTCGTCGCGCCGTGGGTCCGGCACGGGCAAAGGGAGCGACCAGCCCTCATGCTCGACGACTGCGGCCAGTGCGTCTTCAAACAATGCAACGGCCATGTTGGCTGCATCGCCCAGATGTCGATGCAGCAGAGCGTCAGCCGGGGAGCGGGACATGCATTCGTCGCTATAACGCTCAAAGGCTGCGATTTGGAGTACGAGTTCGACGAGATGCTTGGGACATTCGCAGGCAAGGGTTGAAGACTGACGCGCCAGTTTGCTCAACGTCTTTTCATCGAACCGATGGGGTGATCGTGACCGAAGCCGGCGGCCCGCCGACGACGCATCATCCTCATGCGTTAACGACTGCACGAAATCGGAAAGCAATGCGCATGTGTGGATCAGGGCATCGAAAGTGCGCGCCAGTCGTATCCCCGCAAGGCGAGCCAGTTCGATGGCCTGACGCGTGCCGAATGCGTAGACGACGAGAATACGGTCGCAATGGGCTGACTGCGCAACTGCGACGATGGACAGGACCGTGTCCTCACGCAGCGCCTCGACCCGTACGGCCAGCCCGCTCGCTGCCCCCGCCTTGTCGGCAAGGGGCGGAATCTCTTCGATGCTATCGAACGACTCGTACCTGACACCTGCGGGCAAATCCGACGTCATGCTGCCCCCGAAGCCGACGACGAAAAGCGTTGCGCCGTGAGTGTCATCGGCAGGAGGCGCGCTGCCAGCGCCGCTCGCCAGTCGCTTCAGTTGCTCGTTATCCAGGCGTGCGATGACACCGATGGGACGCCCATTGTCCACCAGCACCTTGATCGTTCTCAGCCGACTCACGTCCTCGTCGGAATAAAGGCGCTGTCCCGAGGCGCTGGTAGGCGGGGAGATCACGCCATATCGCTGCTCCCATATCCGTAATGTCGCGGCGGGCATGCCGACAAGTTTTGCGGCCTCGCCGCTTCGATAACGTCGAGCTGAACTCACCGAGCGTTTCCTCCCAATGATGTTGCGATTCGAATCGATTCTTTGACTCAAACCGTAGTTCATGAATTCGATTGGGTCAATAATCGGACTCAAAATTACTGTTATCGATAATTATGAGTGTGCATTACGATTCGCTCGTAACTCACTGGATGTTCGGGCGCGTCGCACGGGAAGGCACGTCATTCGCGTCGCTTCGTGCGATGTCGCAGCCTGCGGCCATGCCGAGTTCGCCCGACCGGCCGTTGGGCTTGTTGTGGCGGATAAGGGATAATGGGCGTCGGTCGGGGGCGAATCATCGCTATGCAAAACGCTCGCCCGCGCACCGACGTCTTAACTCAGAGATTTGCTATGCGTGACATCATTGACGGCTTTCTGCGTTTCCAGCGGGAGGCCTTTCCTCAGCGCGTCGAGCTCTTCAAGCGGCTCGCCACGAGTCAGAACCCCAAAGCCCTCTTCGTGACCTGTTCGGATAGCCGGGTCGTTCCGGAACTGCTCACGCAGCGCGAGCCCGGCGAGCTATTCGTCATTCGCAATGCCGGAAACATCGTTCCGTCATACGGACCGGAGCCGGGGGGTGTTTCCGCTACGGTCGAGTATGCAGTGTCGGTGCTGGGCGTCCAGGACATTGTGATCTGCGGCCACTCGGACTGCGGCGCGATGGCCGCGATTTCACGCTGCACCTGCCTCGACCATATGCCCGCAGTGGCCAACTGGTTGCGTCACGCCGACGCCGCGAAGGCAATCAATGCAGCGCATTCTTACGAGACGCCCGCCGCAAAGCTCGACGGGCTGGTCAGAGAAAATGTGATCGCTCAGCTGGCGAACATTCGCACGCATCCGTCGGTGGCCCTGGCGCTTGAGCAGGGCCGTATGAACCTGCATGGATGGGTGTACGACATCGAAACCGGCGGCATCGACGCGCTGGACGGGGAGACGCGCAAGTTCGTCCCGCTGGCTGACTCGCCGACCACGGTGGCCGTCGCCTCTCGCGTTCGATAACGAGGGGGGTTGCGCAGCGTCCGTCGTGCGACGCTGCGCAACCCCCATATCGCGGAAGCTTGACAGGCCGGACGTGGCTTTCTTGCCTGGGTTCGCACGCCATCTGCCTAACTCGCCGGGCAAGTCATCCGATGCTGAGGCCCAAACCAATCACTAAGTAGAAAAGGCCCGCAGCCAAAAAGGGGAATGCGGGCCGACCGGCGTTTTGTCGAATGATGTTGTCTTGAAGAGACTGCCCGAAAAGTAGATGAAATTGCGTCTCCCCATATAACACAAGATTATTTGTAACGATAGATACTGCTCGGTAGAGTAAGCGACATGAATACGTGGATTGTCTTCATCACCAGCTTGCCGACTGAGAATGCGACGGCCCGCATGCGTGCATGGCGTGCCCTCAAGGCGTCCGGTGCGGCGGTGCTCCGCGACGGCGTCTATCTGTTGCCGGGGGTGCCGTCATGCCGTGCGGCGCTTCAGGCGGTGGAGAACGATGTCCTGACGTCCGGCGGCACGGCCTACCTGCTCGACGTTCAGGC
The Pandoraea oxalativorans genome window above contains:
- a CDS encoding BatD family protein, which translates into the protein MTKIMQHAVRRAMVRIAGPVIGRWLCVACLAVSVVFAPGARADEPPKTMIRAHLEPAGNVVAGTQVKLVVDILTTTWLSDAPDWPLFDMPGAIVTLPDEQARNLSETIGDERWFGVSRAYRIAPQAGRRYTVPSFAIHVLPGGATGPVALHTPSLSFVATVPPGAEGMAVFFPTSGLSVSQKIEPSPSHLQVGDTITRTITQRATATEAILIPPAPLVDVDGLQRYMRPAQTSDDLQGSRGLVAGVRTDSAMYVVNRSGHIELPAIEIEWWNTKAQRREHVTLPAISLSARGARETPLFEIPVDAVGRAAHRVIVLDRSDLWIAGAGLALVFALVWIGPRLLGAARRARRRAAVWRRTMTTGEPHAWRQLKRAARGTSWPAFVEALYAWLDRRAAAPGGLTMDGSQDMAALRSAVYARYAPDASHEAPVDPQLAQRLKVVRTQMIRASRRSSQADDLPPLYAPVPPHRPSRRSPS
- the maiA gene encoding maleylacetoacetate isomerase gives rise to the protein MTIQLYGFWRSNAAFRVKVALALKKRPFEEIEVDILAGRQFDTDYANVNAERVVPTLVHDGHRVFQSMAIMEYLGEVFPEPRLMPQTARERAYVRAVAQVHVADSHPFVVPRVRKHLAQTFGVGTDAIETWCAHWGREGLATYERMLMARPAAPFVVGATPTLAEICIAGQKIIADLYQVDMDEFPRVAELTKRCFEMPEFAEAHPIRQPGYRTVAI
- a CDS encoding class I SAM-dependent methyltransferase, which codes for MSNTHEIRPGQSIELLKELHILTRDGKMNQDSRRKLKQVYHLFQFIEPLLQEVKNDNQRVTLVDHGAGKSYLGFILYDLFFKALADDSHIFGIETREELVKTSTALARRLGFPGMSFLNLSVADSITSPALPETVDVVTALHACNTATDDAIRFALAKQARHIVLVPCCQAEVAAVLRKHKGQQLAGNPLTEIWRHPLHTREFGSQVTNVLRCLQLEAHGYQVNVTELVGWEHSMKNELIIAQYKDLPRRRPAERLESVLASLGLEEMRERFFTTDAPAPAAAEA
- a CDS encoding MerR family transcriptional regulator, yielding MSSARRYRSGEAAKLVGMPAATLRIWEQRYGVISPPTSASGQRLYSDEDVSRLRTIKVLVDNGRPIGVIARLDNEQLKRLASGAGSAPPADDTHGATLFVVGFGGSMTSDLPAGVRYESFDSIEEIPPLADKAGAASGLAVRVEALREDTVLSIVAVAQSAHCDRILVVYAFGTRQAIELARLAGIRLARTFDALIHTCALLSDFVQSLTHEDDASSAGRRLRSRSPHRFDEKTLSKLARQSSTLACECPKHLVELVLQIAAFERYSDECMSRSPADALLHRHLGDAANMAVALFEDALAAVVEHEGWSLPLPVPDPRRDDR
- a CDS encoding carbonic anhydrase, yielding MRDIIDGFLRFQREAFPQRVELFKRLATSQNPKALFVTCSDSRVVPELLTQREPGELFVIRNAGNIVPSYGPEPGGVSATVEYAVSVLGVQDIVICGHSDCGAMAAISRCTCLDHMPAVANWLRHADAAKAINAAHSYETPAAKLDGLVRENVIAQLANIRTHPSVALALEQGRMNLHGWVYDIETGGIDALDGETRKFVPLADSPTTVAVASRVR